One segment of Methylocella silvestris BL2 DNA contains the following:
- a CDS encoding L-serine ammonia-lyase: MISLFEIFKLGIGPSSSHTVGPMKAAAAFADALRIAGLVAATKRLRVDFFGSLAWTGRGHASDKAVMLGLAGERPETVDPDHADQIIADIGQSRSLPLGGLKAIGFDPARDIVFDRMSETPRHPNTLRLRAFGDDDRLLSDERWCSIGGGFITREDDLDRAAGVAVDLPYPFADAAELLDMCARAGVSIAGIVEANELAARPAVEVDRHINLVIDTMMNAIDRGLRFDGELPGGLRVRRRAKMLLAKFEADRLKNQRPPHEIMDRISLFAIAVNEENAAGGRIVTAPTNGAAGVVPAVLRYYRDYCPGASDAGMRAFILTAAAVGALFKMNASISGAEVGCQGEVGVACSMAAAGLAAALGGSNEQIENAAEIGMEHHLGMTCDPIGGLVQIPCIERNAFGAVKAVNAASLALNGDGVHRVSLDQVIATMYQTGADMQSKYKETSQGGLAVNFTEC, translated from the coding sequence TTGATCAGCCTTTTCGAGATTTTCAAGCTTGGCATCGGACCCTCTTCCTCGCACACCGTCGGCCCGATGAAGGCGGCCGCGGCCTTTGCCGACGCGCTGCGCATCGCTGGCCTCGTCGCCGCGACGAAGCGCCTGCGCGTCGATTTCTTCGGCTCGCTCGCCTGGACCGGCCGCGGCCATGCCAGCGACAAGGCGGTGATGCTGGGTCTTGCCGGCGAGCGTCCCGAAACGGTGGATCCGGACCATGCCGATCAGATCATCGCGGATATCGGCCAAAGCCGTTCGCTTCCCCTCGGCGGCCTCAAGGCGATTGGTTTCGACCCCGCCCGCGACATTGTTTTTGACCGTATGAGCGAGACGCCGCGTCATCCGAACACGCTGCGCCTGCGGGCCTTCGGCGACGATGACCGCCTCCTTTCGGACGAGCGTTGGTGCTCGATCGGCGGCGGTTTTATCACGCGGGAAGACGATCTGGACCGCGCCGCGGGCGTGGCGGTCGATCTTCCCTATCCTTTTGCGGATGCGGCGGAGCTTCTCGATATGTGCGCGAGGGCGGGGGTGTCGATCGCAGGGATCGTCGAGGCCAATGAACTCGCTGCGCGCCCCGCTGTCGAGGTCGACCGTCATATCAATCTCGTCATCGATACGATGATGAACGCCATTGATCGCGGCCTTCGCTTCGACGGCGAACTGCCGGGCGGCTTGCGGGTGCGCCGTCGCGCCAAAATGCTGCTCGCCAAATTCGAGGCGGACCGGCTCAAAAACCAGCGGCCGCCGCATGAGATCATGGATCGGATCAGCCTGTTCGCCATCGCCGTCAACGAGGAAAACGCCGCGGGCGGACGCATTGTCACCGCGCCGACGAATGGAGCGGCCGGCGTCGTGCCCGCGGTGTTGCGCTACTATCGCGACTATTGTCCCGGCGCCTCGGACGCCGGGATGCGCGCCTTTATCCTGACGGCGGCGGCGGTGGGCGCGCTGTTCAAGATGAACGCCTCGATCTCCGGCGCCGAGGTCGGCTGCCAAGGAGAAGTCGGCGTCGCCTGCTCGATGGCGGCGGCCGGTCTCGCCGCCGCGCTCGGCGGCTCGAACGAGCAGATCGAGAACGCCGCCGAAATCGGCATGGAGCATCATCTCGGCATGACCTGCGATCCGATCGGCGGCCTTGTCCAGATCCCCTGCATCGAACGCAACGCCTTCGGCGCCGTCAAGGCGGTGAACGCCGCCTCGCTCGCCCTCAACGGCGATGGCGTCCATCGCGTCTCGCTGGATCA